AGCCCAGGGTCCAGCTGTGGACGCGGTTGACGTCCGCATAGCCGCCCTTGGAAAAGGCGCGCAGCAGGTTGAGCGAGGCCGCGGCCTGCGTATAGGCCTGCAACATGCGGCTGGCGTCGGGAATCCGTGCCGCCGGCGTGAAGTCGAAGCCGTTGATGATGTCACCGCGATAGCTGGGCAGCTCGGTGCCGTTCACGGTTTCGGTGGGCGCCGAGCGTGGCTTGGCGAATTGCCCGGCCATGCGACCGACCTTAACCACCGGCACCTTGGCGCCGAAGGTCAGCACCATCGCCATCTGCAACATCACCTTGAAGGTGTCGCGGATCTGATCGGCGCCGAATTCGGCAAAGCTCTCGGCGCAATCGCCGCCCTGCAACAGGAACGCTTCTCCGCGACCAGCCTTGCCCAGCTCGTCGCGCAGCTTGCGCGCCTCGCCTGCAAAGACCAGCGGAGGATACTTCGAAAGCTGTGCCTCGACGGCAGCGAGCGCTTCGTGATCCTGATAGTCAGGCATCTGCACCCGTGGCTTGTTGCGCCAGTCGGATTTTTGCCAGGTACCCATCTTGTCCTCCGGGGTCATTTGGTGTTTGAGGCGTCAGCCTATATAGAACTTGGGCTGAATGGACCATATTTTATTTACGACGCTTGACGTCGCTGGCAGGCTCTGCCCACATGCGCCGATAGTTTCGTCCGGGCGATGCCGCCCGGCGCCATGATAGATCAGCAGGTAGCAGATGTCCGGGAAAGGCTCCTCGGTTCAGGTCATTTCCGTTCCGCCGTCCCGGCCACGCCGGTTCGTATTCGTCCTTCTCAACAATTTCTCGCTGCTCTCCTTCGCCTCGGCGATGGAATGCCTGCGGATTGCCAACCGGATGGCTGGCCAGACCCTGTATCTGTGGGAAATGCAGAGCGAATCCGGTGAAATGGTGTCCTGCTCGGGCGGGACCGGTTTTCAGGTTTCCGGCCCCTTGGCAGAGCTTGGGCGGGATGATTTCGTGCTGGTCTGTTCGGGGATCAAGGTGCAGGACGAATGTTCGCGACGGTTGATGAACTGGCTGCGCCGCGAAGCCCGTCGCGGACTGGTGCTTGGCGGGCTTTGCACCGCTGCCTATGCGCTGGCGCGGGCTGGTTTGCTGGATGGCAAGCGGGCGACGATTCATTGGGAAAACCAGGACAGCTTTGCCGAGGAATTTCCCGACGTGAACCTGACGAAGTCGGTCTTCGTCGTCGATGGCAACCGGATGACCACCGCCGGGGGCACGTCTTCCATCGACCTGATGCTGAAGCTGATCGCGGATCACCATGGCGAGGATCTGGCCAATTCGGTGGCTGATCAGCTGATCTACTCGTCGATCCGCACCGACCAGGACACGCAGCGCCTGTCGGTTCCGACGCGGATCGGTGTGCGCCATCCCAAGCTGAGCAAGGTCATCCAGATGATGGAGGCCAATATTGAGGAACCGATCAGCCCAGGCTTGCTCGCGGACGATGTCGGCATGTCCACGCGTCAGCTGGAACGGCTGTTCCGGCGGTATCTGAACCGCAGCCCGAAACGCTATTACATGGAATTGCGCCTGCAAAAGGCCCGCAACCTCCTGATGCAGACGGATATGAGCGTCATCAACGTCGCCCTGTCCTGCGGCTTTGCCAGCCCGTCGCATTTTTCCAAATGCTACCGGGCGCAGTATCAGACGACCCCCTACCGGGAACGGGGCAGCCAGGCCGGACGCCTGTCGATCTGACCGCCGGGTCCGGGGTGGCCGTGATCTGATTGAATTCCGGGCAATGATGTCCTTGGCGGTCGAAAACCTTCTGCCGCTGCGCCGAAAGTTCGGCCAGGCAATCGCGGTGCCACTGGCGCCGCCCTTTCAGGACCCCGGTGCATATCCGGTGCCGATGGCGGCCACGATCGGGAAAACCGTGTGCAGACAAGGTTCTGGAAGCTCATGTTCAATGACCGACAAGCTTTTTGAGGAACGCGCGCAGGGCCTCATCCTTGTTTAACCATTTGCTGCGAAGGTTGGATTGTCCGGTAAGGGGCTCAGGCTCGTTCCGGACTGACTTCCTCCCTGTCAGACTGGCCGCGCCTTAATGGCGCGGCTTTTTTCCAATCCCGCCCCCTTAGGTGCTGCAGGCCCAGCAGGTGCTGGGGATCCCGCGCGATTCCCTGTTGACGGCTATCAGCAAAAGACCTAGCGTTCGTGACAATTATAAGTCGGCCAGTCCGACGGGGAGAAACGATAGAAAAGGGGTCCGATCGGGCTCCTTTTCTTATTGTGCCCAGATCCTTGCGTGTCCACGATCTTTTCCCGTCTGCGCGCGTGACCCCGGAATTGCAATGGGCGGCCACGAGAGAGGCCATGCTTTGCCGAAAGTCGCCGATATCCGCAAATTGATCCGCCGCGCCCAGTAAGGGGCCTGACACTTGATCGGCTGCGTGGTAAGTCGGCCTCCGACAGGACGAAAAACGGGACCGACATGTTTGCAATTTCCAAAGTCACGACTGCCCTGGCCCTGACCGGCCTCCTCGCCCTTCCGGCCTATGCGCAGGATGCTGAAACGCCAGCCACCGATGCCCCGACGCCCGAAGCCGGGAGCACGGATCTGGGCGGTCTGTCGATGGGCGAAGATCCCATGACCGAGACCCAGACCGGCGCAGTCTACATCCGCGAGAACGCCGGCGATTGGGCGGTGCAGTGCATCAAGACCGAGAACGGCGAAGACGAACCCTGCCAGCTGTACCAACTGCTGCGCGATGAACAGAACAATCCGGTAGCCGAGATCATCGTCTACAAGGTGGAAGACGACAGCCAGGCCGTTGCCGGTGCCAATATCGTGGCCCCGCTGGAAACCCTGCTGCCGGCTGGCCTTGTTGTCAGTGTCGATCAGGGAGCACCGAAGAAATACCCCTTCGCGGTCTGCAACCGCGTCGGTTGCGTGTCGCGCATCGGCCTGACCGAAGCGGATCTGAACACCTTCAAGAACGGCGGCTCGGCCGAGGTGATCATTCGCCCCTACAGCGCCCCGCAGGTCGAAGTGAAACTGCCGCTGTCCCTGACTGGCTTCACCAACGGCTTCGAGAAGACCACCGTCATCCCGACCAAGGCCCCGAACTGATCCGGGAACCCCTTTTGTAAAGAGAACGCCGCCGGCAGATCCTGCCCGGCGGCGTTTTTCGTTTCAGAAGGTCGTCGGGATCAAAGCTGGAAAGCCGGTCCGATCCTGCAGGGTCTGGCCCGTCCTGTCAGACCCGACGCAAGGCGATCACGGCGTTCAGTCCACCAAAGGCGAAGGCGTTGGACAACGCATATTCCACCTTGGCATCGCGGGCCTCGTTCGGCACCACGTCCAGCGCGCATTCGGGGTCCGGTTCCTCGTAGCCAATGGTGGGCGCGATCACCCCGTCGCGCACCGCCATGATGCAGGCCAGAAGCTCCACCGCGCCGGTGCCGCCGATCAGGTGGCCGTGCATCGACTTGGTCGAAGAGATCATCACCGTGTCCGCATGACGTCCGAAGACATCCGCAACGGCGGCGCTTTCGGTCTTGTCATTGGCCGCGGTGCCGGTGCCATGGGCGTTGATGTAACCGATGTCCTCGGGTCCGATCCCGGCATCGGCCATGGCCCCTGCAATGGCACGGGACGCCCCTTGCTTGGACGGCATGACGATATCCGTCGCATCCGAGGTCATGGCGAAGCCGACGACTTCGGCCAGGATCTCGGCCCCGCGCTTGCGGGCGTGGTCATAATCCTCGAAGACGAAGACCCCTGCGCCTTCCCCCTGCACCATGCCGTTGCGGTTAGCGCTGAAGGGGCGGCAGGCGGTCTTGGACATGACGCGCATGCCCTCCCAGGCCTTGACGCCGCCGAAGCAAAGCATGCTTTCGGACCCCCCGGTGATCATTACAGGCGACATGCCGCTGCGCACCATCTGGAACGCCTGGGCCATGGCGTGATTGGAACTGGCGCAGGCCGAGGACACCGTGAAGGTCGGGCCCTTCAGGTTGAATTCCATGCTGACATGGCTGGCGGCGGCATTGTTCATCAGCTTGGGCACGACAAAAGGATGCACCCGGTTCTTGCCGTCCTCGTAGACCGAGCGGTAGTTTTCGTCGATGGTCGTCATCCCACCGCCGGAATTGCCCAGAATGGCACCGGTCTTATGCGCCAATTCGCCGGCAAAGGTCAGACCGGACTGGGCGATTGCCTCGCGGGCGGCGACCAGGGCGAATTGGGTGAACCGGTCGTACAGCACCATCTGTTGACGATTGAACAGGCCTTCGCTGCTGAAGCCCTGGACCTGCGCGCCGATGTTCACCATCAGCCGGTCCGCATCGCGCACATCCAACGGCGCGATGCCGCAGCGGCCCTCGCGCATCGATTCCAGGGTTTCGGCCACGTCATGGCCAAGGGCGTTGATTGTCCCTGCCCCGGTAATCACCACACGTTTCACGAATGCTGTTCCGCCACCAGTTTTTCGACCCCGGCAATGATGGACTTCACATCCGAGATGTCGAAATCGCTTTCACCCGGCTCATTGGCGTTGAATGGCACCTGAATGTCGAAGGCTTCCTCGATCGCGAAAATGCTTTCGACCAGGCCGAGTGAATCGATGCCCAGGTCGTTCAGTGTATTGTCCAAAGACACGTCCGATGGTTCAAGCACCGCCTGTTCGGCGATGATCTCGACCACCTTCTGACT
The Pseudooceanicola algae genome window above contains:
- a CDS encoding acyl carrier protein; translation: MTDISQKVVEIIAEQAVLEPSDVSLDNTLNDLGIDSLGLVESIFAIEEAFDIQVPFNANEPGESDFDISDVKSIIAGVEKLVAEQHS
- a CDS encoding invasion associated locus B family protein, with translation MFAISKVTTALALTGLLALPAYAQDAETPATDAPTPEAGSTDLGGLSMGEDPMTETQTGAVYIRENAGDWAVQCIKTENGEDEPCQLYQLLRDEQNNPVAEIIVYKVEDDSQAVAGANIVAPLETLLPAGLVVSVDQGAPKKYPFAVCNRVGCVSRIGLTEADLNTFKNGGSAEVIIRPYSAPQVEVKLPLSLTGFTNGFEKTTVIPTKAPN
- a CDS encoding beta-ketoacyl-[acyl-carrier-protein] synthase family protein, which produces MKRVVITGAGTINALGHDVAETLESMREGRCGIAPLDVRDADRLMVNIGAQVQGFSSEGLFNRQQMVLYDRFTQFALVAAREAIAQSGLTFAGELAHKTGAILGNSGGGMTTIDENYRSVYEDGKNRVHPFVVPKLMNNAAASHVSMEFNLKGPTFTVSSACASSNHAMAQAFQMVRSGMSPVMITGGSESMLCFGGVKAWEGMRVMSKTACRPFSANRNGMVQGEGAGVFVFEDYDHARKRGAEILAEVVGFAMTSDATDIVMPSKQGASRAIAGAMADAGIGPEDIGYINAHGTGTAANDKTESAAVADVFGRHADTVMISSTKSMHGHLIGGTGAVELLACIMAVRDGVIAPTIGYEEPDPECALDVVPNEARDAKVEYALSNAFAFGGLNAVIALRRV
- a CDS encoding GlxA family transcriptional regulator, which gives rise to MSGKGSSVQVISVPPSRPRRFVFVLLNNFSLLSFASAMECLRIANRMAGQTLYLWEMQSESGEMVSCSGGTGFQVSGPLAELGRDDFVLVCSGIKVQDECSRRLMNWLRREARRGLVLGGLCTAAYALARAGLLDGKRATIHWENQDSFAEEFPDVNLTKSVFVVDGNRMTTAGGTSSIDLMLKLIADHHGEDLANSVADQLIYSSIRTDQDTQRLSVPTRIGVRHPKLSKVIQMMEANIEEPISPGLLADDVGMSTRQLERLFRRYLNRSPKRYYMELRLQKARNLLMQTDMSVINVALSCGFASPSHFSKCYRAQYQTTPYRERGSQAGRLSI